Part of the Quercus lobata isolate SW786 chromosome 6, ValleyOak3.0 Primary Assembly, whole genome shotgun sequence genome, aattattattttgagtcatTTGTAatgtattatcacttttgagtttaatcaattttaatGTGTATATTATaaatgcatgcatgcatgctagtttgatttatttagttagctgttaaatattattatataagcgATGAATATATTAGTCATTaattgaatatattcaaaattcataataaatatactctttatatatgtatatctataattttttataaattttattaagtatttGTGAATCTTATGGTacacaatacaaaaaaattaaatattgattCTCAATATGATTCACCTTTTGACAACTATAAGTCTAGATAATAACCTGTAAAAACTTGTCAATTAACTGTTGTGAAAAAATgttatactttttttatatctatAGCGATGCTCAtgttttttaaagcatttttaaGAGTGTAGCTAAACACcggaaaagaaaacaatttcacCTGAAAACTTTTTCATAAGAAAACAAACGTCATTTTCTCATAAGAAATGGTGAAAGGTAAAGGCAGGTTCAAAACATAATTAAGGAGGTTGAGAATTGAGACTTTTGAATGTAAATCAAGATCAGTGAACCCAACTTTCAAGAATCACGACATTTATTGAGTACAAAAATCCTGTATCTACTATCTACCTGGTTAATTATTTGATTGTGAGGCTGCTACCTACCTTTCATGTAACAATGAGCACAGCCATGAGATCATGTAATATTGGACGGTTAGGATGTTGCACACTAGCACCTCTTAGTTGACATTTCTTTCATGGTGGTTGGGATTACTGGAAAAAGTCAACAAAAACACACTGCAATTAACAATTACCTACCACCTATGACCTACCAATTTGTTCAGCATATTAGATACAAGGCATGCATATATATGCCCACTCTTACTTTTCTCATCCACTGCTAAGTTTTAAGCTATTTTTTCCTAGCAAATTTTCCTGGTAAAGCCATGTTTAGAGCCTTGAGTACATGTGGAAGCCACCGGAGATATGAACGATTAGGCGATGAGCCTACCGCTGGTTTGTTGTTGGAGGCGAAGTTAAAGAGGGTTACAAGCTTGCCAGCTAAAATGTTTGGTTCATCAACCAAGTGTACACCAGAATTGACATTTCCAGACAAGTCTCAAGTGAAGCAAGCAAAAAAGGTTACCAAGAGCCATCCACTCTTTAGTCTTTTTGATAGTACTCGTCGTCGTCGTAAGAAGAAAACTACGGCCAGGCCAGAATTCGCAAGGTATCTTGAGTATGTGAAGGAGGGAGGGCTCTGGGATATGAATTCCAATAAGCCTGTAATCtattacacatgaaaaaaaaaatgtacaacaacaaaaatttgaggtCGGTTATAGATTTTCAGTAGAATAGTCACTGTGGACTATATGTATTCTTTTCTGTCATTCAAATTATTTGCTTGTGTAATATTTCATCTGTATAGGCAAAGCAAAAATCTGGCTGATACATAATATGGCcatatttcttttgttaatttgatGTTTTTTGATCTCATAAACATTTCAAGGAACTGGATAATGAATAACTATATGTGTAAAAGGGCTGAAGCTGAATCATTCAAGAGGACAAGATAAAATTCATATATACCATAAAGAAAAACATCAAATATTAGTTGTACAAGGATTCTCCATAGATTTAATTTAGTTCCATAGCCAAAATTAAATCTTATgaaagttaatttattttaaacatGACCAAGTCTTTATAGTATGCttttgataataaattaataacagGACAAGAATTCATGTAGTATGTCAAACAACAATTCAAGATTATTTTGAGTAATTCTTTTGACAAAATGGACTATACTTGAAATGGAGAAGATTTTTTTCGGCTGCAAATGATACCTTCAGAAATATTCCAAAATTGAGAATCAAAATTCTTTTCCCAATACAGAATCTTCGTCACCTGGCTTTCAATGAAAATGGTATACGCTATTCCGCAATTTTGGACCACTTGTATCAAGCTGTTAATACTTGATGCTTGAAAGATGTTGATTGGAACTACAAGTACGTGGTTATGTTTTCTGATCATACACAGGAAAACCAAAGTTTATCTACATATATTTCTTCAAGAAAACGATATTGTAATAGGGACAGTACGTGCAGTTTTGCTAttatgatttgaaaatttgcCTTTTGTCCTGTTTTAAAAACGAAAGGCCAAACCTCAATCTTTCTTTCCacattatcattttaaaaataaaaaactattctttcaaaagtttttgaTATACACTTTGTACCTATAATATCCACATATTCATATTATGatcacatttttaaaaaatatccaTATTTAATAAATGGTGATACATGATgtgtgttagagatatattaaacatattagCCTAATGTAATTGGTCCACATTAAAGACAAGTCTCCTACCTGTACTATAAGTTTAgggtttaatattttatataccCATCTTATATTCATTGTAACTCATGAATTT contains:
- the LOC115995500 gene encoding uncharacterized protein LOC115995500 translates to MFRALSTCGSHRRYERLGDEPTAGLLLEAKLKRVTSLPAKMFGSSTKCTPELTFPDKSQVKQAKKVTKSHPLFSLFDSTRRRRKKKTTARPEFARYLEYVKEGGLWDMNSNKPVIYYT